A portion of the Toxoplasma gondii ME49 chromosome VIIb, whole genome shotgun sequence genome contains these proteins:
- a CDS encoding hypothetical protein (encoded by transcript TGME49_259160), with protein MRLGRPRRMRCGLRSVTRGDSLPFLSNSFPFLSNSVPFFLSFLSACFAVFLQLTEASIASPFAPCRAYLSEFDSSTFPFPRCPPCLSHSPPCVWQSHASALPRVSSSFLSSESASSRIDYPHRSSRSPCRPCCLPSRDRPRLFPCLLPAFLSSASLSNAARSCFPFAPSGSSFPSFTPPSSAGLSASPCVFSPARFYSSCIVSSSPGSSFLSASFSPHLSSSFVYSSVSSSSSLSASLSSSSPSSTSSDASLGALLPRVPPLSSLLARNGPALPASFFPSAASPFGNSSPISSEGGKRKRISSLAGAGIQFYANLLSKEIRLAVQTLKRFPETVRAPPSLAAYVRAILLLVMSEERQLLSSRRERRRVKLAEQLLCMQREEAERKRRAEKEKRRKTTKENHRRKTARHGEEGEQKRERAERERFLDQQALLEREKKLVDATQSLPSVARVYRQLKALYMDLVATGKQHAAQASSSQSVAEARERYQDGLRSLRELLVMHREALLDYQLLSSFFKRHAEERCSLQRLSPTKPLAMIVGAPNVGKTSLFLALVSANSHAHEQARQRFNAAVAAGMKPRPSSSSSPSCPSSSPSSSVLSSSTAESAPAGAPGEEATDVQAPGRAQLEREAMEVGRTLALHASEEVPSPDLKVHAKEAIDVSPVAFSTQGLHVGKIFERANGTYKALGQVLDGPPLLLPAGETERNVFERLTLTTLSHLPCAVFFLFDCSSLPRAPALGEEGAASREAFAPALKITRDADAEKQGKPLEARTETKMAKANTGREEKSKCPMTLSEQIRLRQMLRQRFPKRPWIDVIAKADELTLYQLESAKAMLPPCLLLSTHQSADSLAQVQRHLRLALLQLKRAMEDRERLLRMRQTQEQRERELRRKAEDDMHVQTVLSRLNRRKGHKGNSANKAGDGAPARL; from the exons ATGAGACTCGGAAGACCAAGGCGAATGCGTTGTGGCCTTCGCTCGGTCACCCGAGGCGACTCCCTTCCGTTTTTGTCCAACTCCTTTCCGTTTTTGTCCAACTCGGTTCCGTTTTTTCTatcgtttctttctgcttgttTCGCCGTTTTTCTCCAACTCACAGAAGCCTCAATTGCCTCCCCCTTTGCGCCTTGCCGTGCATATCTGTCGGAATTCGAttcttccacttttcctttccctcgctgtcctccttgtctctcgcaCTCTCCTCCATGCGTCTGGCAATCGCATGCGTCAGCACTGCcgcgagtctcttcttcgtttctctcttcggagTCTGCTTCGTCACGCATCGACTATCCTCACCGttcgtctcgttctccctgCCGCCCCTGTTGTCTGCCGTCGCGAGATAGGCCGAGgctctttccttgtcttcttccggcctttctttcttctgcttctctgtcaaACGCCGCTCGCTCTTGCTTTCCCTTTGCTCCCTCGGGGTCTTCATTTCCTTCCTTTACGCCGCCCTCGTCCGCtggcctctctgcctccccttgtgtcttctcgcctgctcGTTTCTACTCCTCCTGtatcgtttcttcttcgcctggctcttcgttcctgtctgcttctttttcgcctcatctgtcttcgtccttcgtttactcttctgtctcttcgtcttcttcgctctcggcttctctttcgtcttcttcgccgtcttccaCTTCGTCCGACGCCTCGCTCGgcgctctgcttcctcgggtgccgccgctctcctcccttctggCTCGCAACGGACCAGCGTTGCCTGCATCTTTCTTTCcatctgctgcttcgccttttGGAAATTCTTCACCGATATCCTCCgagggaggaaaacgcaaacgCATCTCGTCCCTCGCAGGTGCTGGCATCCAGTTCTACGCGAACTTGCTCTCGAAGGAAATCCGCCtcgctgtacagacactcaAGCGCTTTCCCGAGACCGTCCGTGCCCCGCCCTCGCTCGCGGCCTATGTTCGGGCAATCCTGCTGCTCGTGATGAGCGAGGAGCGGCAGCTGCTCAGCTCGAGGCGAGAGCGCAGGCGAGTGAAGCTCGCCGAGCAgcttctgtgcatgcagcgggaggaggcggagaggaagcgaagagcggagaaagagaagagacggaaaacgacgaaggagaaccacagaagaaaaacggcaaggcatggcgaagaaggggagcagaagcgagagcgagCTGAGAGGGAACGCTTCCTCGACCAACAGGCGCTTCtcgaaagggagaagaagctcgtCGATGCGACGCAGAGCCTCCCCAGTGTTGCGCGGGTATACCGACAGCTGAAGGCGCTGTATATGGATCTTGTGGCGACAG GCAAGCAGCATGCAGCCCAAGCCAGCAGCTCCCAGAGTGTCGCCGAGGCTCGCGAACGCTACCAGGACGGTCTCCGCAGCTTGCGAGAACTGCTCGTGATGCATCGCGAAGCCTTGCTCGACTAccagctgctttcttcgttcttcaaACGCCATGCTGAGGAACGCTGCTCTCTCCAG cgcctgtctccgacgAAGCCTCTGGCGATGATTGTGGGGGCGCCCAACGTGGGGAAgacttctctgtttcttgccCTCGTTTCCGCAAATAGTCACGCGCATGAACAGGCAAGACAGCGATTCAATGCCGCCGTCGCTGCTGGCATGAAGCCgcggccttcttcctcctcctctccttcttgtccttcttcttctccttcctctagtgttctttcttcctcgactgcTGAGTCTGCGCCCGCAGGTGCGCctggcgaggaagcgacCGACGTTCAGGCCCCCGGACGAG CTCAGCTCGAGCGAGAGGCGATGGAAGTCGGACGGACACTGGCATTGCATGCATCCGAGGAAGTCCCTTCTCCGGATTTGAAAGTACATGCAAAGGAAGCGATCGACGTCAGTCCCGTCGCTTTCTCCACTCAAGGCCTGCATGTCGGAAAGATCTTCGAGAGAGCCAACGGAACCTACAAGGCTTTGGGCCAG GTGCTCGATGGGCCGCCTTTGCTCTTGCCGGCtggcgaaacagagagaaacgtctTCGAGCGTCTGACGCTGACGACTCTTTCTCACCTTCCCTGtgccgtcttctttctctttgacTGTTCGTCGCTGCCGCGCGCCCCTGCActcggcgaagaaggcgcagctTCGCGAGAGGCATTTGCTCCCGCTCTCAAGATCACTCGCGATGCGGATGCggagaaacagggaaaaccactggaggcgaggacagagacgaagatggCGAAAGCGAACactgggagagaagagaagtcgaaaTGCCCAATGACGCTCAGTGAACAGATTCGGTTGCGACAGATGCTCCGACAAAGGTTTCCAAAACGGCCTTG GATCGACGTCATTGCCAAGGCTGACGAACTGACTCTGTACCAGCTGGAATCCGCAAAG GCGATGCTCCCgccgtgtctcctcctttccaCTCACCAGTCTGCCGACTCGTTGGCGCAAGTGCAGCGCCACCTGCGTCTCGCCCTCCTGCAGCTGAAGCGGGCCatggaagacagagagaggctgctgcgcatgcgccagaCTCAGGAGCAACGCGAGCGAGAACTTCGGCgaaaagcagaggacgaCATGCATGTACAGACAGTGCTGAGCAGACTAAACCGCAGAAAAGGGCACAAAGGAAACAGCGCAAACAAAGCAGGCGACGGAGCGCCCGCGCGTCTTTGA
- a CDS encoding hypothetical protein (encoded by transcript TGME49_259172), with translation MYWQPSLFGGSVDFCRLPALDASGGRKIRSRIHRADLTSSDAPLPSSDVRVSSLRHSGQDGSSSSFSSSPSAPPSPSPPPSSSFSAPVSSPSAFSSSSQSEMVPPQLRRLIKQPRVFRFDPGLYDPPRLVLASPSTRRSESRVPRSASFSSARQDLPTSSADGEGAGDGKRDGESDDSETATKCFLEHAKREALLVSLSAAAHASRLLCTYTRGVCERPQAIDAGARGDDAETEERRLTGTKGERNGERGTDSFHRQTPVLSVHAKETGKQLGRDPKSSKTHKKDGGEKKGLQRQEEYARQRKALETARQLEDAVFVERLKAEEEEERKKQEMERERKRREEERIRREQAAKAEAERQAREAAEKARKEEEARRKEEQRKKEEEEKKKKEEEKRKKEEEEKKKQEEEEQRKKQEEERQRKEEEKKKEEAARVAALEKEKQQPAATASSPSPPKAQTEQEGTDQFAAYLPNASDDSGNGAYMKEVVVLLQEAGRTRETSLTHLQGMTDAQVKALRIDIKKKINTALNQLASTTSQVIRTCETLREFQRQLKAGQQEALDFFRWQLCDRLLQLTEKGGQVSARPSSAWAYAFLVRGLIQEDPPLERWLRAHVYATCCYAGAFYYRKKPAMSLEQFRSARGQREGEDEEAFFLRMASCLRLWLAFLVAAHKEDEIWSWFARFVNLNLASPKAARRVCACVLVEGLKVAGPAALQAYRRQFQKVIDVIQNHLKPLLVAMQQKSEGTCLSMYVTQLETVLSNYYASNCTLPEPEGKAMKMEATEANPDV, from the exons ATGTACTGGCAACCGTCTCTCTTTGGGGGTTCTGTCGACTTTTGTCGGCTGCCTGCTCTCGACGCCTCTGGAGGAAGGAAGATACGATCGAGGATACACCGGGCAGATTTAACTTCTTCGGACGCTCCTCTCCCATCCAGCGAtgtccgcgtctcctctcttcgccaTTCGGGACAAGATGGCTcatcgtcttccttctcttcctctccctcggctccgccctctccgtctcctccgccttcttcatctttctctgctcctgtctcgtctccgtctgctttttcgtcttcctctcaaAGTGAAATGGTGCCTCCCCAGCTTCGTCGGTTGATTAAGCAGCCGCGTGTGTTCCGCTTCGATCCGGGACTGTACGATCCGCCTCGTCTGGTGCTGGCTTCTCCGTCGACGCGCCGATCCGagtctcgcgttcctcgctctgcgtctttctcctccgcgCGGCAGGATCTCCCGACCAGCTCTGCAGATGGCGAAGGAGCCGGAGACGGGAAGCGCgatggagagagcgacgacagCGAGACAGCAACGAAATGCTTTTTAGAGCATGCAAAGCGAGAAGCACTGCTGgtttcgctgtctgcggCAGCTCacgcctcgcgtctcttgtgtacgtacacccggggAGTGTGCGAAAGACCCCAAGCAATCGACGCGGGCGCGCGAGGTGacgatgcagagacagaggagaggcggtTGACTGGaacaaaaggagaaaggaacggagagagaggaaccgATTCCTTTCACCGACAGACTCCAGTGTTgagtgtgcatgcaaaggagacaggcaagcAATTGGGGAGAGACCCGAAGAGTTCCAAAACACACAAGAAGgatggaggcgagaagaaaggactgcagagacaggaggagtATGCGAGACAACGCAAGGCGCTCGAGACGGCGAGACAGCTTGAAGATGCCGTCTTTGTAGAGCGACTcaaagccgaagaagaagaagaaagaaaaaaacaagaaatgGAAAGAG AGCGgaaacgacgagaagaagaaaggattCGGCGAGAACAGGCAGCgaaagcagaggcagagcgacaggCACGAGAAGCGgctgagaaggcgaggaaggaagaagaggcgagaagaaaagaagagcagaggaagaaggaggaggaagagaagaagaagaaggaagaagagaagaggaagaaggaggaagaagagaagaagaagcaggaagaagaagagcagaggaagaagcaggaagaagaacgtcagaggaaagaagaggagaagaagaaagaggaggcggcgagagTCGCAGCTctcgaaaaggagaagcagcaaccGGCTGCAACCGCGTCTTCGCCATCTCCACCCAAGGCTCAGACAGAACAAGAAG GAACCGACCAGTTCGCGGCTTACCTGCCCAATGCCTCAGACGATTCTGGAAACGGCGCCTACATGAAGGAAGTCGTTGTTCTTCTGCAGGAAGCAGGCAGAACGCGCGAGACATCTCTCACACATCTTCAA GGCATGACTGATGCTCAGGTGAAGGCTCTGCGAATTGACATCAAAAAAAAGATCAATACGGCTCTGAATCAATTAGCTAGCACGACGTCGCAAGTGATCAGG ACCTGCGAGACTCTCCGAGAATTTcagagacagctgaaagCCGGACAACAAGAAGCTTTGGATTTCTTTCGCTGGCAGCTATGCGATCGACTTCTCCAGCTCACCGAGAAGGGTGGCCAG GTTAGCGCGAGACCTAGTTCCGCGTGGGCTTACGCTTTTCTAGTTCGCGG GTTGATTCAAGAAGACCCTCCTCTTGAGCGATGGCTACGAGCCCACGTGTACGCTACCTGCTGCTATGCGGGTGCTTTCTACTACCGAAAGAAACCG GCCATGTCTCTGGAGCAGTTCCGGAGTGCTCGCGGGcaacgagaaggcgaagacgaagaagcgttCTTCTTGCGCATGGCGTCTTGCTTGCGCCTCTGGCTTGCTTTTCTGGTCGCTGCTCACA aggaagacgaaatcTGGTCGTGGTTCGCTCGCTTTGTCAACCTGAATTTAGCAAGTCCGAAAGCTGCTCGCCgggtctgtgcatgcgttctggTCGAGGGGCTTAAGGTGGCGGGACCGGCGGCGCTTCAGGCGTACAGACGACAGTTTCAGAAGGTCATCGACGTGATTCAAAATCACCTGAAACCGCTTCTCGTCGCAATGCAGCAAAA GAGTGAGGGGACATGTTTGTCGATGTATGTCACTCAACTGGAGACGGTATTGTCGAACTACTACGCGAGCAATTGCACTCTACCGGAGCCTGAAGGTAAAGCCATGAAGATGGAGGCCACGGAAGCAAATCCGGATGTCTAA
- a CDS encoding hypothetical protein (encoded by transcript TGME49_259168): protein MPVFLQVGEEEILVSSVSLLWPRRALRRRHGASQNLSSLRAMDGRELSFSLASLLQNAGEFHEFSSPFFLTVAADVEHPWAPLSRVRKEVLKISSSSPSSPSSPPSSSVSSSPFPSSLSSSSFSNCEHQRPASASLDAESGACCGHRREQRRPEGEVGRASLPGRCGSALARPEVYVQEVWSSDLWDRTGAGRSWTLLLRESLLKFLAAPAKTKVLLLVHPDVWCLPVSWLPASLPRGASAAAHASRENRGQGEACESAETPPGARLVEQLTEALRDQLEESDEEEREGEDGEEDEEDVKSPGGALASRRRDGARRRRTNQKEKQKELIEAELDNVFRWLQEALLLQRQDEESKHRRRGGSDLLAHALNFLAECERCTRHSKPSWDPSLPSSSSSSPCSSLLSSSADRVFVIGVLRMPLRSGSVFQRAFPLHFPLWRISRGSDEGSGHRRLDARGRPGRRHRDEELVDGGVSAEATRTGFPDFTDKQESETAPEQKAGHKDTERSAEGDRADAKAEEREEEDDDEAEEDEGEEADEEDEDEQMERYREAALGAVAALAEERILECEENWDEVLRWMLQGTTTPSSLAADPEGPVRGTKAEDRQTSGDGRGRTADEKVRGERGRGEEETRGVEEKRREGEETRQEENRRQRKLILDPGDQSWRDADDEAQLAESSGDSGGCQDLYAWIPEDEENDILLDSRERRILNLWKQQAGLGPPQSGRHSWSYAEESKEHPSSSLPSVLSPRPASHSASSSTSSSRASSSSSPSDSASASSSVSSSPRLSSSASCTSSLIGLSASSSSSSAFVCPSSAHCRSCSAFALLPPPPLFASFPGRPVRAGASARAQSACRDAENCEDTGVAEESRPRVSSVGLNAPPSCLATAAKSRRRREGQETGVERAVARESFLFSGSASGDSTHLTLFEQILRRRGLAATHLLPPHNVQMLLRVPLNEETPSARGRDSCQTPEAAALSEPRPTEKGGSDSEMHSDGRFSSTDLGLPPRLATVRAPRAVLICGPAGSGKTTLLHALGQLWGQGFGGERVAEASGEPGEKKPGLRRRRGGGGENRTSSGGGAIHTHVGDLLQAVVGGSQRALLNIFVKAAGTNPHAAVCIEGLDAALGIRGELWQAEDEPGEERRRKEEEEEEEEGQQEKAKERLREDRTMETGNSQRDKKEERGEADEKEEERSRTSSFSSEESSDVSSYFEESPDEDSPAQEVQRSLAQFFVTLVGVYVHHIGVPLICTVSIHPESLPPEIMRCFQQVIVLRPIHFCLADTPNC, encoded by the coding sequence ATGCCTGTTTTTCTACAAGTCGGTGAGGAAGAgattctcgtttcctctgtttctcttctctggccTCGCAGGGCGTTGCGGAGACGGCACGGAGCATCGCAGAACTTGAGTTCCTTGCGAGCGATGGATGGCCGCGAgttgtccttctctctcgcctctctccttcaaaATGCAGGCGAGTTTCacgagttttcttctcccttcttcttaACTGTTGCTGCTGACGTTGAGCATCCGTGGGCACCACTCTCCCGAGTCAGAAAAGAAGTCCTGAAgatctcgtcttcctctccttcctctccttcttctcctccttcttcctctgtttcttcttctccgtttccttcatctctctcttcttcttctttttcaaaTTGCGAGCATCAGAGGCCAGCTTCCGCTTCTTTGGATGCGGAGTCCGGCGCATGCTGTGGGCATCGGCGCGAGCAAAGACGACCTGAAGGAGAGGTTGGTCGAGCATCTCTCCCAGGCCGTTGTGGGAGCGCCCTCGCTCGGCccgaggtgtacgtacaggaGGTGTGGAGCAGCGACCTGTGGGATCGAACGGGAGCGGGGCGTTCGTGgacgctgcttcttcgcgagAGTCTGCTGAAGTTTTTGGCAGCTCCCGCAAAGACCAAAGTGCTACTTCTAGTTCACCCTGATGTCTGGTGTCTGCCCGTCTCTTGGCTGCCTGCTTCGCTTCCGCGCGGCgcttctgcagcagcgcatgcgtcgcgaGAAAACCGAGGACAAGGCGAAGCCTGCGAaagtgcagagacaccccCTGGCGCGCGACTCGTGGAGCAGCTGACTGAGGCGCTGAGAGATCAACtggaggagagcgacgaagaagagcgagaaggcgaggatggcgaagaagacgaagaagacgtaAAGAGTCCTGGCGGCGCTTTAGccagcagaaggcgagacggcgCGCGCCGCCGCAGAACAAAccaaaaagagaaacaaaaagaGCTCATCGAGGCAGAACTCGACAACGTCTTTCGTTGGCTCCAAGAGGCTCTGCTGCTTCAACGtcaagacgaggaaagcaagCACAGGAGACGTGGAGGATCGGACTtgcttgcgcatgcactcaacTTTCTTGCCGAGTGCGAAAGGTGCACACGACACTCCAAACCTTCATGGGATCCcagtcttccttcttcttcttcatcttctccctgctcttctcttctgtcttcttcggctgATCGCGTTTTCGTTATCGGCGTTCTTCGCATGCCTTTGAGGTCCGGCTCTGTTTTCCAGAgggcctttcctctccactttcccCTCTGGCGAATCTCCCGCGGTTCCGACGAAGGCAGCGGACATCGTCGCTTGGATGCGCGAGGACGCCCTGGCAGGCGACaccgagacgaagaacttgTCGACGGCGGAGTGTCAGCTGAGGCAACGAGAACCGGATTCCCTGACTTCACAGACAAACAGGAGTCCGAGACAGCGCCAGAGCAGAAAGCAGGCCACAAAGACACCGAACGCAgcgctgaaggagacagagcagacgcgaaagcagaggagagagaagaagaagatgatgatgaagcagaagaagatgaaggagaggaagcagacgaagaagatgaagacgaacAGATGGAGAGATATCGCGAGGCAGCTCTCGGTGCCGTAGCCGCTCTTGCGGAGGAACGAATTCTTGAGTGCGAAGAAAATTGGGATGAAGTCTTGCGGTGGATGTTGCAGGGTACCACCACCCCTAGCTCGCTCGCCGCTGATCCTGAAGGCCCAGTGAGAGGGAcaaaagcagaagacagacaaaCGAGCGGGGATGGCAGAGGACGAACGGCAGACGAGAAAGtgcgaggagagcgagggagaggagaagaagagacaaggggagtagaagagaaaaggagagaaggagaggaaacgagacaagaagaaaatcggagacagagaaagcttATATTGGATCCAGGAGATCagagctggagagacgcggacgATGAGGCGCAACTTGCGGAGTCCTCGGGAGACAGTGGAGGGTGTCAGGACCTTTATGCTTGGATtccagaagacgaggaaaacgacatCCTCCTTGActccagagaaagacgcattTTAAATCTCTGGAAACAACAAGCCGGTCTCGGTCCACCGCAGTCGGGGCGGCACAGCTGGAGTtacgcagaagagagcaaagaacacccatcttcttctctgccatctgttctttctccccgtcCTGCCAGTCATTCGGCATCTTCCTctacgtcttcttctcgcgcatcatcgtcttcgtctccttctgactctgcttctgcgtcctcctctgtgtcttcttctccacggTTGTCGTCGAGTGCTTCGTGTACTTCTTCCTTGATTGGTTTATCAGCTTCCTCAAGTTCCAGTTCTGCATTTGTCTGTCCCTCGTCTGCTCACTGTCGTTCGTGTTCCGCGTTCGCGCTTCTCCCACCGCCTCCTTTGTTTGCCTCCTTTCCGGGAAGACCTGTTCGTGCAGGAGCCTCGGCGAGGGCgcagagcgcatgcagagacgctgaAAATTGCGAGGACACTGGAGTGGCTGAGGAGTCAAGAccgcgcgtctcttccgtTGGGCTGAACGCCCCTCCATCGTGCCTCGCGACGGCAGCGAAAAGCAGgcgcagacgcgaaggaCAAGAGACGGGAGTTGAACGCGCGGTCGCAAGAGAGAGCTTCTTGTTTTCAGGCTCCGCCTCGGGGGATTCCACACATCTCACCTTGTTTGAACAGATTCTCAGAAGACGGGGGTTGGCCGCAACGCACTTGCTTCCACCGCACAACGTTCAGATGCTTCTGAGGGTGCCTTTGAatgaggagacaccgagcGCGAGAGGGCGAGACAGCTGTCAGACGCCAGAAGCCGCCGCTCTCTCAGAGCCGCGAccaacagagaaaggcggctCGGACAGCGAGATGCACTCTGACGGACGCTTCAGCTCAACGGATCTCGGACTGCCTCCCCGCCTGGCGACGGTCAGAGCGCCTCGAGCTGTGCTTATTTGCGGTCCAGCCGGGAGCGGCAAAACGACGCTGCTGCACGCCTTGGGGCAGCTGTGGGGACAGGGATTCGGTGGGGAGAGAGTAGCCGAGGCCTCCGGCGAAcctggcgagaagaaaccagGACTCAGACGCAGGAGAGGGGGGGGCGGCGAAAATCGCACAAGCAGCGGCGGAGGGGCGATTCACACACACGTCGGCGACCTGCTGCAGGCCGTCGTTGGCGGATCTCAAAGAGCGTTGCTCAACATCTTCGTCAAAGCAGCAGGAACTAATCCGCATGCAGCGGTCTGCATCGAGGGTCTCGACGCAGCTTTGGGGATTCGAGGGGAACTCTGGCAAGCAGAAGATGAGCCTGGGGAGGAACGTAGgcgaaaagaggaagaggaggaagaagaagagggtcagcaagagaaggcgaaagagaggctgagagaggacagaacTATGGAAACGGGGAACAGTCAACGAgacaaaaaagaagaaagaggagaggcggacgagaaggaggaagaaaggagcagAACTTCGTCCTTTTCTAGCGAGGAGAGCAGTGATGTGAGCAGTTACTTTGAAGAGTCTCCTGATGAAGACTCACCTGCTCAAGAGGTCCAGAGAAGCCTCGCGCAGTTCTTCGTGACACTCgttggggtgtacgtacaccacATTGGTGTCCCGCTCATCTGTACAGTCAGCATACACCCCGAGAGCCTGCCGCCAGAGATTATGCGTTGTTTCCAACAGGTGATTGTTTTGCGGCCGATCCACTTTTGTCTCGCGGACACCCCAAACTGTTAA